A region from the Aquimarina sp. ERC-38 genome encodes:
- a CDS encoding lycopene cyclase family protein has product MKNVLHTTLASSNSHTINSKLIFDYAIIGMGVAGLKLAMEMKSDPFFSNKQILIVDAEIKNENDKTYCYWEYGEGHWDEIVKKSWKHIEVFDRKKNKQIKSIAPLVYKQINSIDFYNYCINALKKDDCFTFLNQNVLSVAEANGKCTLQTDAHKIISDYVFDSRVEEKFFSKKEDHLYIKQTFVGWFIKTDQPIFDPNTFTFMDFRLQWENSTSFTYILPTSTTEALVEFTLFANYRLEREIYEQKLEEYLNIYYPDVTYEIVEEEYPIRPVPMTAFDFDKNPSKKIIKIGIAAGWTKPSSGFTFKRSEKFIKEIIQNLKNEKPQKHVNKLIPWRFRYYDLLLLRVLKHQEHNGTKLFIAMFQLSKVNILFKFLDEETNLIEEFLFMIRLPKWPFIRAIFSKN; this is encoded by the coding sequence ATGAAAAACGTTCTTCACACAACTTTAGCTTCTTCTAATTCCCATACCATTAACAGCAAACTTATTTTTGATTATGCCATTATAGGTATGGGGGTTGCCGGTTTAAAACTGGCTATGGAGATGAAATCAGACCCCTTCTTCAGTAATAAACAAATATTAATTGTAGATGCAGAAATTAAAAACGAAAATGATAAAACTTATTGCTATTGGGAATATGGCGAAGGACATTGGGATGAGATTGTCAAGAAAAGCTGGAAGCATATAGAAGTATTTGACCGTAAAAAAAACAAACAAATAAAAAGTATAGCTCCTTTAGTTTACAAACAAATAAATTCTATAGATTTTTATAACTATTGTATTAATGCTTTAAAAAAAGACGATTGTTTTACCTTTTTAAACCAAAACGTTTTATCTGTCGCAGAGGCTAATGGTAAATGTACGCTTCAAACGGATGCTCATAAAATTATTAGTGATTACGTATTTGATAGTCGGGTAGAAGAAAAGTTTTTTTCAAAAAAGGAAGATCATTTATACATCAAACAGACTTTTGTAGGTTGGTTTATTAAAACGGATCAACCTATTTTTGATCCAAATACCTTTACTTTTATGGATTTTCGCTTACAATGGGAAAATTCAACAAGTTTTACCTATATTCTTCCTACCTCAACAACAGAAGCTCTAGTTGAATTTACGCTGTTTGCTAATTATCGTTTAGAACGAGAAATATATGAGCAAAAATTAGAGGAATACCTAAATATATATTACCCGGATGTAACTTATGAAATTGTGGAAGAGGAGTATCCGATAAGACCTGTCCCCATGACAGCATTTGATTTCGACAAAAACCCTTCTAAAAAGATTATTAAAATTGGTATTGCGGCAGGATGGACAAAACCTTCCTCCGGGTTCACTTTTAAAAGATCAGAGAAGTTTATTAAAGAGATTATTCAGAATTTAAAAAATGAAAAGCCTCAAAAGCATGTAAATAAATTAATACCCTGGCGATTTAGGTATTATGATTTGCTTTTATTAAGAGTGTTAAAGCATCAGGAACACAATGGCACCAAGCTTTTTATAGCCATGTTTCAATTGTCAAAAGTAAATATTTTGTTTAAATTTTTAGATGAAGAAACAAACCTTATAGAAGAATTTTTATTTATGATAAGGCTACCTAAATGGCCATTTATAAGAGCTATTTTCTCTAAAAATTAA
- a CDS encoding AAA family ATPase: protein MSYLASIHLKTDRDHPYPYNVPAIKFAKNIDVSDNITFIIGENGSGKSTLLESIAFRLQLPHMDGRGYHKKCFDAARKLLPYLELKWNIERSVGFFFRAEDFGDYLNSVHRADVNLHNQMGILDEDVPDHIIQQMKDSANYQLHQVRRNYGQELDTFSHGEAYMHIMNQMVNQRGIYLLDEPEASLSPSKQLAFMYFLQEHLQNFNSQFIIATHSPMLMAYPDATIYEITDMGMKKTALDETDHYSITKSFLTNPGAFLRHF from the coding sequence ATGTCCTATTTAGCGTCCATACATTTAAAAACAGATAGAGATCATCCTTATCCCTATAATGTTCCGGCTATAAAATTTGCTAAAAATATTGATGTGTCTGATAACATCACCTTTATTATTGGGGAGAATGGTTCTGGAAAATCTACGTTATTAGAATCTATTGCCTTTAGATTACAGCTTCCTCATATGGATGGGAGGGGATACCATAAAAAATGTTTTGATGCAGCCAGAAAATTACTGCCTTATTTAGAATTAAAATGGAATATTGAACGTTCCGTAGGTTTTTTCTTTAGGGCAGAAGACTTTGGGGATTATCTAAATAGTGTGCATCGTGCGGATGTTAATTTACACAATCAAATGGGAATTTTAGATGAGGACGTTCCGGATCATATTATTCAGCAGATGAAAGATAGTGCGAATTATCAATTACACCAGGTTCGCAGAAATTACGGACAAGAGTTGGACACCTTTTCTCATGGAGAAGCCTATATGCACATTATGAACCAAATGGTAAATCAGCGGGGCATTTACCTGCTGGATGAACCAGAAGCTTCGTTATCCCCTTCAAAACAATTAGCATTTATGTATTTTTTACAAGAGCATTTGCAAAATTTTAATTCTCAATTTATCATCGCTACCCATTCTCCCATGTTGATGGCGTATCCTGATGCTACGATCTATGAAATAACAGATATGGGTATGAAAAAAACTGCACTTGATGAAACTGATCATTATTCAATTACCAAATCGTTCCTAACTAACCCAGGTGCATTTTTAAGGCATTTTTAA
- a CDS encoding RagB/SusD family nutrient uptake outer membrane protein, which yields MKKNIKTYFNSLATVKVATLLLISVVLLSCDEDFLEQVNPNELTTGSFWQNNNDLNAGLTSVYSVLKNNNILGIENENLRADIATHLQWRNMLAPNEMYDQTFNVNSRYVRDRWNNLYLGVFRANQVIEAYERLKDTYVSDTERELGERILAQARALRGFYYFTLNHSFNEGNIPLLRKVPSTFEEFQTALSTSDDVKSFFREDLKFGMDNLPNSYDAWSEFGSDNLGRITAGACEALLGQSYIYENDFVNAEIHLKNVIDNYGYQLVDDISKIFTGIEEFGPESIFEINYTTDIQLIETGERSLTHNLSHRLQSFNLQPATWLALKYREEKIDTLDPANTRTDAPIFDNRGEITGTETRFRIYSLRMQNSMSSADDPDAPIYGVTNGELGNAGGEPPHGRIRQNMFKKYIHWNIDNQGEGEDDSTEFNNQSDINLILIRLADVYLMYAECMIEKGDVSEALRYINRIRKRSHLILLGSETDPSAEFADGQTTYMDDIDFNPDNGMQTVNAANLTEHLRFTERPLELSLEGNRPVDLRRWGVYKQRLQDLASVSYSFVNMEVNSNGKHPRRFKPFSFRDGEDLPAHFSPHGPVVSSQPTIADNTLGAQRFTESDNAYLPMPQDEIDANLNWNIFE from the coding sequence ATGAAAAAAAATATAAAAACATACTTTAACAGCTTAGCCACCGTCAAAGTAGCTACCTTATTACTAATCAGTGTAGTTTTACTTTCCTGTGATGAAGATTTTTTAGAACAGGTGAACCCAAATGAACTGACCACTGGTAGTTTCTGGCAAAATAATAACGATTTAAATGCCGGATTAACGTCGGTGTATAGCGTCCTAAAGAATAATAATATTCTGGGGATTGAAAATGAAAATCTTAGAGCAGATATCGCTACCCATTTACAATGGAGAAATATGCTGGCACCTAATGAGATGTATGATCAGACCTTTAATGTAAACTCTAGATATGTCAGAGATCGATGGAATAATTTATATTTAGGGGTATTTAGAGCAAATCAGGTGATAGAAGCTTATGAAAGATTAAAAGACACCTATGTATCAGATACTGAAAGAGAACTGGGTGAACGGATTTTAGCGCAGGCAAGAGCGTTAAGGGGGTTTTACTATTTTACCCTAAATCATAGTTTTAATGAAGGTAATATTCCCTTGTTAAGAAAAGTTCCATCTACTTTTGAAGAATTTCAAACCGCACTTTCTACCTCAGATGATGTAAAATCGTTTTTCAGGGAAGACCTTAAATTTGGGATGGATAACCTTCCTAATTCCTACGACGCCTGGAGTGAATTTGGTAGTGATAACCTGGGGCGTATTACTGCGGGAGCTTGTGAAGCATTACTTGGGCAAAGTTATATTTATGAAAATGATTTTGTAAATGCAGAAATACATTTGAAAAATGTGATAGATAATTATGGATACCAATTGGTAGACGATATTTCAAAAATATTTACCGGAATTGAAGAATTTGGACCAGAATCTATCTTTGAAATCAATTATACTACCGATATTCAATTAATTGAAACTGGAGAACGCAGCCTTACACACAATCTTTCCCATAGGTTGCAAAGTTTTAATTTACAACCCGCTACCTGGCTAGCCCTAAAATACAGAGAAGAAAAAATTGACACCTTAGATCCTGCAAACACCCGTACGGATGCTCCCATTTTTGATAACCGGGGTGAAATTACAGGTACCGAAACCAGATTTCGAATCTACAGTTTGAGAATGCAGAATAGTATGTCTTCTGCAGATGATCCCGATGCTCCGATCTACGGAGTTACTAATGGGGAGTTGGGGAATGCGGGAGGAGAACCTCCACACGGTAGAATCAGGCAAAATATGTTTAAAAAATACATTCACTGGAATATAGATAACCAGGGTGAAGGTGAAGATGACTCTACAGAGTTTAATAATCAATCGGATATCAATTTAATTTTAATAAGACTAGCAGATGTATATTTGATGTATGCAGAATGTATGATAGAAAAAGGAGACGTTTCTGAAGCTTTACGTTATATTAACAGAATTAGAAAGCGCTCTCACCTTATTCTTTTAGGAAGTGAAACTGATCCGAGTGCAGAATTTGCTGATGGACAAACTACCTATATGGATGATATCGATTTTAATCCTGACAACGGTATGCAAACGGTAAATGCGGCTAACTTAACAGAACATTTGCGATTTACAGAACGTCCCTTAGAATTATCACTTGAAGGTAATAGACCGGTGGACTTAAGACGTTGGGGAGTTTATAAACAACGCTTACAGGATTTAGCCAGTGTAAGTTATAGTTTTGTCAATATGGAAGTAAATAGTAATGGGAAACACCCCAGGCGTTTTAAACCCTTTTCGTTTAGAGACGGTGAGGACTTGCCAGCGCATTTCTCACCCCATGGGCCTGTAGTTTCCAGTCAGCCTACCATTGCTGATAATACCCTGGGTGCCCAGAGATTTACAGAAAGTGACAATGCCTATTTACCGATGCCTCAAGATGAAATTGATGCAAATTTAAATTGGAATATTTTTGAATAA
- a CDS encoding Brp/Blh family beta-carotene 15,15'-dioxygenase — protein sequence MLGVQKKSQPVQWLNLLLLIITLVAFPFISSITILSEQVQFAIILIVFTFLGLPHGSMDHIIFRKLRDSQDEKSTTDKAYIYSSILKMVLFALVWFISPLIGFVAFILMSAYHFGESQLYSYLPSENRKVSQLLYLLWGVTLLCSIMIIHLESTQKALFSIFPYFTQEHDFYKFIESNALFLFLGLQLANLFGFIYLFINKFMKTLDFVLEILILFSLICVFYYTPLFIGFIFYFGVWHSIKAMQQIFMFRSKKGASYTIKKYYKETFLYSILTLFGLIGIIIIDRYFNLLGDYTLLFFILISILTAPHFLLFGKMIASIK from the coding sequence ATGCTAGGGGTACAAAAAAAATCACAGCCGGTTCAATGGCTTAATTTGCTACTATTAATAATTACACTGGTAGCATTTCCGTTTATATCTTCGATCACAATTTTATCTGAGCAAGTACAATTTGCAATTATCTTAATAGTTTTTACTTTTTTAGGTTTACCTCACGGTTCAATGGACCATATTATCTTTAGAAAATTAAGAGATAGTCAGGATGAGAAATCGACTACGGACAAAGCATATATATATTCTTCTATCCTTAAAATGGTATTGTTTGCTTTAGTTTGGTTTATTTCTCCATTAATAGGCTTTGTAGCTTTTATATTAATGTCTGCCTATCATTTTGGTGAATCACAATTGTATAGCTACCTGCCTTCAGAAAATAGAAAAGTATCACAACTTCTCTATCTACTCTGGGGGGTTACCTTATTATGTTCCATAATGATCATTCATTTAGAAAGCACACAAAAGGCGTTATTTAGCATATTTCCATATTTTACCCAAGAGCATGACTTTTATAAATTTATCGAATCGAACGCATTGTTCCTGTTCCTTGGGCTTCAATTGGCAAACCTTTTTGGTTTTATTTATTTATTCATTAATAAATTTATGAAAACACTTGATTTTGTCCTGGAGATCCTGATTCTGTTTAGTTTGATATGTGTTTTTTATTACACGCCTTTATTCATTGGCTTTATATTTTATTTTGGAGTATGGCATTCTATAAAAGCAATGCAACAAATCTTTATGTTTCGGTCAAAGAAAGGGGCAAGTTATACTATTAAGAAATACTATAAAGAAACCTTCTTATACTCAATACTAACCCTTTTTGGATTAATAGGTATTATCATTATCGATCGGTATTTTAATTTACTAGGAGATTATACCTTATTATTTTTTATCCTTATATCTATTCTGACAGCGCCTCATTTTCTCCTTTTTGGTAAAATGATCGCTTCTATTAAATAA
- a CDS encoding aldehyde dehydrogenase family protein — MDLEHPPLYNEVIKKNDTHQVIQQAREAFQLWSAYNYDERKQFLKKLRTEITNRIEDIAAVIHQENGKTYEEGLLEVFSVLHHTTYVIKRLKKVLKPKKMSSGFMINYKAEIQYQPMGVILVLAPWNMPFYTPFNQIIEAIAAGNSIVLKSSEVTPGVADIIKEITEKVFPAKNMVQVVHGGKEIGINLVQSNVNKIVLTGRYQTGQSVMRNASENLTPLLLELGGKDPMIVLSDADLDIAAQKAAWGAFSLAGQACISVERCYVMEDVFETFLNKVVDETKYLKVEKDIPKIAQTQQVDIIVNQVQDALSKGARLVFGALENITGNKVPPMIMVDVTEDMLLMKEETFGPVLAIIPIKNAAQAVEKANNHDYALGASVFGKKEVSNITKNLRAGMVSINSMWVYTAIPALPFGGFGKSGFGQIHGDQGILEFCHPKSVVKEKYKPFLDLTRFRVKEVISSQKIISILRFFYGKGRLMDVFKKE; from the coding sequence ATGGATTTAGAACACCCACCCCTGTATAATGAGGTTATTAAAAAGAATGATACTCATCAAGTAATTCAACAGGCAAGAGAAGCATTTCAATTATGGTCTGCTTATAATTATGATGAAAGAAAGCAATTTTTAAAAAAATTACGAACTGAAATCACTAACCGGATAGAAGATATTGCTGCCGTCATACATCAAGAAAATGGCAAAACCTATGAAGAAGGGCTCCTGGAAGTTTTTTCTGTTTTACATCATACTACTTATGTAATTAAAAGATTAAAAAAGGTTCTTAAACCAAAAAAAATGTCTTCCGGTTTTATGATAAATTACAAGGCCGAAATACAATACCAGCCTATGGGAGTTATCCTCGTGTTAGCTCCCTGGAACATGCCTTTTTACACACCATTCAACCAAATAATTGAAGCTATTGCTGCCGGAAATTCGATTGTTTTGAAATCCTCAGAAGTCACTCCGGGCGTAGCCGATATTATTAAAGAAATTACGGAAAAAGTTTTTCCTGCTAAAAATATGGTCCAGGTAGTACACGGTGGTAAGGAAATTGGAATAAACCTGGTACAATCTAACGTAAATAAAATTGTACTCACCGGACGATATCAAACGGGGCAATCTGTAATGCGCAATGCCTCAGAAAATTTAACTCCTCTATTATTAGAATTAGGGGGCAAAGACCCTATGATTGTTTTAAGTGACGCTGATCTAGATATAGCAGCTCAAAAAGCCGCATGGGGTGCTTTTAGTCTGGCAGGTCAAGCATGTATATCCGTAGAACGTTGTTATGTAATGGAGGATGTATTTGAAACTTTTTTAAATAAAGTTGTTGATGAAACCAAATACCTAAAAGTTGAAAAAGATATTCCCAAAATTGCGCAAACACAACAAGTCGATATTATTGTAAACCAAGTTCAGGATGCCCTTTCTAAAGGAGCCAGATTAGTTTTTGGAGCTTTAGAAAATATAACAGGAAATAAAGTACCTCCCATGATTATGGTTGATGTTACAGAGGATATGTTGCTGATGAAGGAAGAAACCTTTGGACCTGTTCTAGCAATTATCCCCATTAAAAATGCTGCACAAGCTGTAGAAAAAGCAAATAATCACGATTATGCTCTGGGAGCCTCTGTTTTTGGAAAGAAAGAGGTTTCAAATATCACCAAAAACCTGAGAGCGGGTATGGTTTCTATCAATAGCATGTGGGTATATACTGCGATTCCGGCACTTCCTTTTGGAGGTTTTGGCAAATCCGGTTTTGGGCAAATCCACGGGGATCAGGGTATCTTAGAATTTTGTCACCCTAAATCTGTCGTCAAAGAAAAGTACAAGCCTTTTTTAGACCTAACCCGTTTTAGAGTTAAAGAAGTCATTTCTTCTCAAAAAATCATTTCAATTTTACGTTTCTTTTATGGCAAAGGTCGTTTAATGGATGTCTTTAAAAAAGAATAA
- the leuC gene encoding 3-isopropylmalate dehydratase large subunit: MSKTLFDKVWDSHVVRKIEDGPDVFFIDRHFIHEVTSPVAFLGLKSRGNSVLYPEKTFATADHNTPTIDQHLPVADPLSANQLKALEENAKEWGISHWGLGHRKNGIVHVVGPENGITLPGSTIVCGDSHTSTHGAFGAIAFGIGTSEVEMVLSTQCIMQPKPKRMRINIHGTLGLGVTPKDVALYIISRLTTSGATGYFVEYAGDVFENMTMEGRMTVCNLSIEMGARGGMIAPDEKTFDYIKGRTYTPKGAEWDKAMTYWETLYTDKNAIFDKEYNFNATDIEPMITYGTNPGMGMGITNKIPEAHTIGGGESTYKKSLNYMKFDEGQDMIGKKVDYVFLGSCTNGRIEDFRAFTSLIKGRKKAENITAWLVPGSHEVEDQIKEEGLLDIITEAGFMLREPGCSACLAMNADKIPAGKLAVSTSNRNFEGRQGPGSRTLLASPLVAAATAVTGVVTDPRTLLKEEAIA, translated from the coding sequence ATGAGTAAAACATTATTTGATAAAGTTTGGGATTCACATGTAGTACGAAAAATTGAAGATGGACCGGATGTATTCTTTATAGATCGCCATTTTATTCATGAAGTCACTAGTCCGGTTGCTTTTCTAGGTCTTAAAAGTCGCGGGAACAGCGTTTTATACCCTGAAAAAACCTTTGCAACGGCAGATCATAATACGCCTACTATTGATCAGCATTTACCGGTAGCAGACCCATTGTCTGCCAACCAGTTAAAGGCCTTAGAAGAAAATGCAAAAGAATGGGGTATTAGTCACTGGGGGCTTGGGCATCGAAAAAACGGAATCGTACATGTAGTAGGACCAGAAAACGGAATTACCCTCCCCGGCTCCACCATTGTTTGTGGAGATTCACATACTTCGACTCATGGGGCGTTTGGTGCTATTGCTTTTGGTATTGGAACTTCAGAGGTAGAGATGGTATTGTCTACGCAGTGCATTATGCAACCTAAGCCTAAAAGGATGCGTATCAATATTCACGGTACTTTAGGATTAGGAGTAACCCCTAAAGATGTGGCACTTTATATAATTTCCCGTTTAACTACTTCGGGAGCTACTGGGTACTTTGTAGAATATGCCGGTGATGTTTTTGAGAATATGACCATGGAAGGTCGTATGACGGTTTGTAACCTTAGTATTGAGATGGGTGCTCGTGGCGGTATGATTGCGCCGGATGAAAAAACCTTCGATTATATAAAAGGAAGGACGTATACGCCAAAAGGAGCTGAATGGGACAAAGCAATGACTTACTGGGAAACTTTGTATACGGACAAGAATGCCATTTTTGATAAGGAATACAACTTTAATGCTACTGATATTGAACCTATGATTACCTACGGTACAAATCCGGGTATGGGTATGGGTATTACTAATAAAATTCCGGAAGCACATACGATTGGTGGCGGAGAATCTACTTATAAGAAATCATTAAACTATATGAAGTTTGATGAAGGACAGGATATGATCGGTAAAAAAGTGGATTATGTTTTTTTAGGAAGTTGCACAAATGGCCGTATCGAGGATTTCAGGGCTTTTACTTCGCTAATTAAAGGAAGAAAAAAAGCGGAAAACATAACCGCATGGTTGGTGCCCGGATCGCACGAAGTGGAAGACCAAATTAAAGAAGAAGGATTACTGGATATTATTACGGAGGCTGGATTTATGCTAAGAGAACCTGGTTGTTCTGCCTGTTTGGCTATGAACGCGGATAAAATCCCGGCAGGAAAGTTAGCGGTAAGTACTTCTAATCGAAATTTTGAAGGGCGACAAGGACCCGGTTCCAGAACCTTACTGGCAAGTCCACTGGTAGCTGCGGCAACCGCAGTAACCGGTGTTGTCACCGATCCAAGGACTTTATTAAAAGAAGAAGCAATTGCTTGA
- a CDS encoding SusC/RagA family TonB-linked outer membrane protein, producing the protein MFIFVMQAQTTTISGNVLGEGVPLPGVSIFVKGSTIGAVTDFDGNYEIKANENATLVFSYVGFQTQEIAISGNTIIDVIMLPDVSNLEEIVVIGYGTQRKKELAGAVGQVKAEELVRMTTTDIGTALQGQISGVSVTSSTGQPGETANILIRGFSSLQDGQNGPLYVVDGIPYDFDPQLSISEIESIDILKDAASSSIYGTRGAGGVILITTKRGKVGQMDITLNGEYGVQEITSYTPFMESYQYTYLDLLRSSNTSDKPFDNINAEIHRNANWFTNNTNIEDNILNDLAAVQNHSLNVAGGAEGLTYNFNINLFDQEGIMVNSAYRRLNLRSNVQFKKGNWKVFTGLTFSRDRQERPLGNVFSQIFEYKPFQPPINLGETALTDVTEFEPDFAEGLGQVRNLGFVARRLNSTNVLDGSNTGANVQIDYNLLEGLKLTARGGAQYNTRKGDRIIPLLNVFNTQGVLIPPQPFEVTSKRTSLFEYEKLTFEGILNYDKSIGKHNLSLLLVNSIERSETQFFEAEKRDQANEQISVFDGYTQTFNIASNGRDNVRTLIGYLGRIQYNYDGKYLFSASIRRDGSSQFSPQNRWGMFPSVMLAWNVSDEYFWENLGASASSLKLRATYGTTGNDRFTPYGNQAVVNLGQDYVFGSTNASPGVSGSQTLSFGTIQERFANENVKWETSVESNLGFDLGLFKNSLTISGDYYRNEKRDLLFNVVNAPSTGVFGNNRNIILNVGNMENIGIEYAVNYRHRGKGGFNWNTGITYSQNTNRVTKTSDNNPIIFLDQSFVSNRSDVPERVSVITEGFEAASFFLRETDGVISTQEELDAYTAEVDDPDAEIGSFRYIDQLTVDTDGDGVPDAGDGILDQNDKVYKGSGVPDFEMGVNFNANYKGIDFSMSWFGSYGAEIMNGSKAYAYQSGTHQDLYYSWTTQNTTSNIPLWESRNTASYRGGSDFWLEDGSFIRLRNISLGYSLSKKIIDRLGISTFRIYLQGQNLVTLTKYTGYDPEVGNNGFSQRGIDLGTFPISRQYKLGLQVKF; encoded by the coding sequence ATGTTCATTTTTGTAATGCAAGCGCAAACAACTACCATAAGCGGTAACGTCCTCGGTGAAGGGGTACCGCTACCCGGAGTCAGTATTTTTGTAAAAGGTAGTACGATAGGAGCAGTTACGGATTTTGATGGAAATTATGAAATTAAGGCAAATGAAAATGCAACTTTGGTTTTTAGTTATGTCGGTTTCCAAACACAAGAAATAGCCATATCTGGAAATACTATAATTGACGTAATAATGCTACCGGATGTATCAAACCTCGAAGAAATTGTAGTCATAGGATATGGAACCCAAAGAAAAAAGGAGCTCGCAGGTGCAGTGGGTCAGGTAAAAGCAGAAGAACTGGTTAGAATGACAACTACGGATATTGGTACGGCGCTTCAAGGACAAATATCCGGGGTAAGTGTTACTTCAAGTACAGGACAGCCGGGAGAAACAGCAAATATTCTTATTCGTGGTTTTTCTTCTCTACAAGATGGACAAAACGGTCCTTTATATGTAGTAGACGGAATCCCCTATGACTTTGATCCGCAATTAAGTATTAGCGAAATCGAAAGTATTGATATCTTAAAAGATGCTGCCTCTTCTTCTATTTATGGAACCCGAGGTGCCGGGGGGGTGATTCTAATTACAACCAAAAGAGGTAAAGTGGGTCAAATGGATATTACATTAAATGGCGAATATGGCGTTCAGGAAATTACCTCATACACTCCGTTTATGGAATCGTATCAATATACTTATCTGGATTTATTAAGAAGTTCCAATACATCTGATAAACCTTTTGATAATATTAATGCAGAAATTCACAGAAATGCCAACTGGTTTACTAATAATACAAATATTGAAGATAATATTTTAAATGATTTGGCGGCGGTTCAAAACCATTCTCTAAACGTCGCAGGAGGGGCAGAAGGCTTAACTTATAATTTTAATATCAACCTGTTTGATCAAGAAGGGATCATGGTTAATTCCGCTTATCGGCGTTTAAACTTAAGATCTAACGTGCAGTTTAAAAAAGGAAATTGGAAAGTTTTTACAGGTTTGACTTTTAGCAGAGACCGTCAAGAACGACCACTGGGCAATGTATTTTCTCAGATATTTGAATATAAACCTTTTCAGCCACCTATTAACCTGGGAGAAACAGCTTTAACAGATGTAACGGAGTTTGAACCGGATTTCGCAGAAGGTTTAGGTCAGGTACGAAACTTAGGATTTGTCGCCAGGCGTTTAAATTCAACGAATGTTTTAGACGGAAGCAATACCGGAGCTAATGTTCAGATTGACTACAATCTTTTAGAAGGTCTTAAACTCACCGCTCGTGGTGGAGCTCAATACAACACTAGAAAAGGAGATAGAATTATTCCTTTACTGAACGTTTTTAATACACAAGGAGTGTTAATTCCACCGCAACCCTTTGAAGTCACTTCAAAAAGAACTTCCCTTTTTGAATATGAAAAATTAACTTTTGAAGGAATTTTGAATTATGATAAATCTATAGGAAAACACAACCTATCCTTACTTTTAGTAAATTCTATTGAAAGGTCCGAAACACAATTCTTTGAAGCAGAAAAAAGAGATCAGGCTAATGAGCAAATATCAGTTTTTGACGGATATACACAGACCTTTAATATCGCATCAAATGGTAGGGATAATGTAAGAACACTTATTGGGTATCTAGGAAGAATTCAGTATAACTATGATGGGAAATACCTGTTTAGCGCTAGTATCCGTAGAGATGGCTCCTCACAGTTCAGTCCTCAAAACAGGTGGGGGATGTTTCCATCAGTAATGCTTGCCTGGAATGTTTCAGACGAATATTTTTGGGAAAACCTGGGCGCTTCGGCCAGCAGTTTAAAATTAAGAGCCACCTATGGAACCACGGGTAATGACCGATTCACTCCGTATGGTAATCAAGCCGTTGTAAATTTAGGCCAGGATTACGTATTTGGAAGTACGAATGCTTCGCCTGGTGTAAGTGGTAGTCAAACCTTATCCTTTGGTACGATTCAGGAAAGGTTTGCTAATGAAAACGTAAAGTGGGAAACCTCTGTTGAATCCAATTTAGGATTTGATTTGGGTTTATTTAAAAATAGCCTGACTATCTCCGGAGATTATTATAGAAACGAAAAGAGAGACCTTCTCTTCAACGTGGTAAATGCACCGTCAACTGGGGTTTTTGGAAATAATAGAAATATTATCCTGAATGTTGGAAATATGGAAAATATTGGAATTGAATATGCAGTAAATTACAGACATCGTGGTAAAGGAGGGTTTAACTGGAATACCGGTATTACCTACTCTCAAAATACAAATAGGGTAACTAAAACCAGTGATAACAATCCCATTATATTTTTAGACCAAAGTTTTGTTTCAAACAGAAGTGATGTTCCTGAACGTGTAAGTGTAATTACAGAAGGTTTTGAAGCAGCATCCTTTTTTCTAAGAGAAACAGATGGTGTTATTAGCACTCAAGAAGAATTAGATGCATATACCGCAGAAGTTGATGATCCCGATGCAGAAATCGGTAGTTTTAGGTATATAGATCAACTTACCGTAGATACGGATGGTGATGGGGTTCCGGATGCAGGAGATGGTATCCTTGACCAAAATGATAAAGTATATAAAGGTAGCGGTGTTCCGGATTTTGAAATGGGGGTTAACTTTAATGCTAATTATAAAGGTATTGATTTCTCTATGAGTTGGTTCGGGTCGTATGGAGCTGAAATTATGAATGGAAGTAAGGCCTATGCCTACCAATCCGGTACCCATCAGGATTTATATTATTCATGGACTACCCAAAACACAACTTCTAATATACCCTTATGGGAATCGAGAAACACGGCATCGTATCGGGGGGGCTCTGATTTCTGGTTAGAAGATGGTTCATTCATCAGACTTAGAAATATATCCTTAGGCTACTCGCTATCTAAAAAAATAATTGACAGATTAGGAATAAGTACTTTTAGGATTTACCTCCAGGGGCAAAACCTGGTTACATTAACAAAATATACCGGGTACGATCCGGAAGTAGGAAACAATGGTTTTAGTCAACGGGGAATTGATTTAGGAACCTTTCCCATTAGTCGTCAGTATAAACTAGGACTACAAGTAAAATTTTAA